One Pseudonocardia sediminis DNA window includes the following coding sequences:
- a CDS encoding antibiotic biosynthesis monooxygenase family protein, producing the protein MAVVKINAIEVPEGQGPELERRFAHRLGAVDGQPGFLGFQMLRPVSGDERYFIVTQWESDEAFHNWMKGDGVAAHSGERARPVGSGSSVLEFEVVDLEEIAKQSAGS; encoded by the coding sequence ATGGCTGTTGTGAAGATCAATGCGATCGAGGTCCCCGAGGGCCAGGGCCCCGAGCTGGAGCGCCGCTTCGCCCACCGTCTGGGTGCGGTGGACGGTCAGCCCGGCTTCCTGGGCTTCCAGATGCTGCGGCCGGTCTCCGGTGACGAGCGCTACTTCATCGTCACCCAGTGGGAGTCCGACGAGGCGTTCCACAACTGGATGAAGGGCGACGGCGTCGCCGCGCACTCCGGTGAGCGCGCCCGCCCGGTCGGGTCGGGGTCGTCCGTGCTGGAGTTCGAGGTCGTCGACCTCGAGGAGATCGCGAAGCAGTCGGCGGGGTCCTGA
- a CDS encoding MucR family transcriptional regulator codes for MMDPVGPLPASVYWRRRMLAVGATLLGLFGLLWLATALILPPADDSSTDRAAQIEQQNPADQNRQTGGTPAAGTPASGPVNPAPPTSPASVTPAAPGTPGLAGAPPAGAATGSSTGPASPNAGPVDETVRPDDTPRPAVVVPPSGPSPPTGPPPCTDRMIKVGAEVGQPEYKVGARPVLRLVVTNVSGQACVRDLDGTLQEIVVWSGDGKNRLWSSNDCSNPASDDLRTLVPGQPVAFAVTWSGLGSVPGCGVARDRLPAGAYRVLTRLGPVISDPAPFLLS; via the coding sequence GTGATGGACCCGGTAGGACCGCTACCGGCGTCGGTGTACTGGCGTCGTCGGATGCTGGCGGTCGGTGCGACGCTGCTCGGCCTGTTCGGGCTGCTCTGGCTCGCGACGGCACTGATCCTGCCACCGGCCGACGACTCCTCCACCGACCGCGCCGCCCAGATCGAGCAACAGAACCCGGCCGACCAGAACCGACAGACCGGCGGTACCCCCGCCGCCGGGACCCCCGCTTCCGGGCCGGTGAACCCGGCCCCGCCGACGTCCCCCGCGTCGGTGACACCTGCCGCCCCCGGTACGCCCGGCCTCGCCGGTGCTCCCCCCGCCGGGGCGGCGACAGGTTCGTCCACCGGGCCCGCGTCCCCGAACGCGGGCCCGGTGGACGAGACCGTGCGGCCCGACGACACACCGCGCCCCGCCGTCGTCGTACCGCCGTCGGGTCCCTCCCCGCCCACCGGCCCGCCGCCCTGCACCGACAGGATGATCAAGGTCGGCGCCGAGGTCGGGCAGCCGGAGTACAAGGTCGGCGCACGCCCGGTGCTGCGCCTGGTCGTCACGAACGTCAGCGGTCAGGCCTGCGTCCGCGACCTCGACGGCACGCTGCAGGAGATCGTGGTCTGGAGCGGCGACGGCAAGAACAGGCTCTGGTCGAGCAACGACTGCTCCAACCCGGCCTCGGACGACCTGCGCACCCTCGTGCCCGGACAGCCGGTCGCGTTCGCGGTCACCTGGAGCGGCCTGGGCTCGGTGCCGGGCTGCGGGGTCGCGCGGGACCGGCTCCCGGCCGGGGCCTACCGCGTGCTG
- a CDS encoding 2'-5' RNA ligase family protein, whose amino-acid sequence MPHYVRLRLDDDAVAALSGLRARLTAAGVDAPPAGHRPDVTVAATATVPRAARDALVAELRLVALPALWLATLGSVTGDDERLVLAAVTDPEVLAVHIAVHDVLAGRVRSPFAAHLPGSWLPHVVLARSRPAEAFALLHPVGPIRARITAVELHDTRSGETDTLA is encoded by the coding sequence GTGCCGCACTACGTCCGGCTCCGGCTCGACGACGACGCCGTCGCCGCCCTGAGCGGGTTGCGGGCACGACTCACGGCGGCCGGTGTCGACGCCCCGCCGGCCGGGCACCGGCCGGACGTCACGGTGGCCGCGACGGCGACCGTCCCGCGCGCGGCCCGGGACGCCCTGGTCGCCGAGCTGCGCCTCGTCGCGCTGCCCGCGTTGTGGCTGGCCACGCTCGGTTCGGTCACGGGCGACGACGAGCGTCTCGTGCTCGCCGCCGTCACCGATCCGGAGGTACTGGCCGTGCACATCGCCGTGCACGACGTGCTGGCCGGCCGGGTGCGCTCGCCGTTCGCCGCGCACCTGCCGGGCTCGTGGCTGCCGCACGTCGTCCTCGCCCGGTCCCGCCCGGCGGAGGCGTTCGCGCTGCTGCACCCGGTCGGCCCGATCCGGGCCCGGATCACGGCCGTCGAGCTGCACGACACCCGCTCCGGGGAGACCGACACCCTCGCCTGA
- a CDS encoding DUF779 domain-containing protein encodes MSQDSTATEVPEVPGGTERVTLTPAAAELLVKMTDIHGPLMFHQSGGCCDGSAPMCYPDGDFKTGASDVHLGDLSVPGLEKTIGFYMAADQFEYWKHTHLTVDVVKGRGSGFSVEAPEGVRFLIRSRLFTDDEYRAMEGK; translated from the coding sequence ATGAGCCAGGACTCGACCGCCACCGAGGTACCGGAGGTGCCCGGTGGCACCGAGCGGGTGACGCTCACTCCGGCGGCGGCCGAGCTGCTGGTGAAGATGACCGACATCCACGGTCCGCTGATGTTCCACCAGTCCGGTGGCTGCTGTGACGGCAGTGCTCCGATGTGCTACCCGGACGGGGACTTCAAGACCGGTGCGTCCGACGTCCATCTCGGGGACCTCTCGGTCCCCGGGCTGGAGAAGACCATCGGTTTCTACATGGCGGCGGACCAGTTCGAGTACTGGAAGCACACCCACCTCACGGTGGACGTCGTGAAGGGCCGCGGCAGCGGGTTCTCGGTCGAGGCGCCGGAGGGCGTCCGGTTCCTGATCCGCTCCCGGCTGTTCACCGACGACGAGTACCGGGCGATGGAAGGCAAGTGA
- a CDS encoding Clp protease N-terminal domain-containing protein: protein MGTVHLGLGLLDEAESSLAGGVFRALGVSVETARRTLTTTLPAPAKDLPSLIPFDSAAKKALELTFREALRLGHNYVVRNTSCSRCSSWRTGRAR, encoded by the coding sequence ATCGGCACCGTGCACCTGGGCCTGGGGCTCCTCGACGAGGCCGAGTCCTCCCTGGCCGGGGGCGTGTTCCGGGCCCTCGGTGTCTCGGTGGAGACGGCACGGCGGACCCTCACCACGACCCTGCCGGCTCCGGCCAAGGATCTCCCCTCGCTCATCCCGTTCGACTCCGCGGCCAAGAAGGCACTGGAGCTGACGTTCCGCGAGGCGCTGCGGCTGGGCCACAACTACGTCGTACGGAACACATCCTGCTCGCGCTGCTCGAGCTGGAGGACGGGAAGGGCCCGCTGA
- a CDS encoding alpha/beta fold hydrolase, producing MRRTVRSSDGVALEVVEFGGDGTPVVLLHGLMGRATTWWPVARELTRHGRVLGLDARGHGRSERPATDAWDPQRMAADVVELVEGLDAGPVALIGHSMGGLHALLAAAARPDLVRALVVEDMAVDLTGLSPHTVDDMHAWFSAIPQPQPSLAAVREAFGHPYPEAGDYMSECVVERADGYHLLTDVTDATTIAAHWTRTAHRDAVEALAAARIPTLLIEAGQSITPPGQLAAVAARIPGARHLRIEGTGHLVHAAAPEAYLDAVHDLLART from the coding sequence GTGCGGCGGACGGTGCGGAGCTCGGACGGTGTGGCCCTGGAGGTCGTCGAGTTCGGTGGCGACGGAACCCCGGTCGTGCTCCTGCACGGACTGATGGGGCGGGCGACGACGTGGTGGCCGGTCGCGCGCGAGCTGACCCGGCACGGGCGGGTGCTGGGCCTCGACGCCCGGGGGCACGGCCGGTCCGAGCGCCCCGCGACCGACGCGTGGGACCCGCAGCGGATGGCCGCCGACGTCGTCGAGCTCGTCGAGGGGCTCGACGCCGGGCCGGTCGCGCTGATCGGGCACTCGATGGGCGGGCTGCATGCACTGCTCGCCGCCGCCGCGCGCCCGGACCTGGTCCGCGCGCTGGTCGTGGAGGACATGGCCGTCGACCTGACCGGCCTGTCCCCGCACACCGTCGACGACATGCACGCCTGGTTCTCCGCGATCCCGCAGCCGCAGCCGTCCCTCGCCGCGGTGCGCGAGGCGTTCGGGCACCCCTACCCGGAGGCCGGTGACTACATGTCCGAGTGCGTCGTCGAGCGCGCCGACGGCTACCACCTGCTCACCGACGTCACGGACGCGACGACGATCGCCGCGCACTGGACCCGGACGGCACACCGGGACGCGGTCGAGGCGCTCGCCGCGGCCCGGATCCCGACGCTGCTGATCGAGGCCGGGCAGTCGATCACCCCGCCCGGGCAGCTCGCGGCCGTGGCGGCGCGGATCCCCGGCGCCCGGCATCTGAGGATCGAGGGGACGGGACACCTCGTGCACGCGGCCGCGCCGGAGGCCTACCTGGACGCCGTGCACGATCTGCTGGCCCGGACATGA
- a CDS encoding aldehyde dehydrogenase family protein, producing MAKYAAPGQPDSVVTFKPRYDHYIGGEYVAPVKGQYFENPTPITGEVFTEVARGTAEDVEKALDAAWGAAPAWGKTSVTERANILNKMADRIEANLEMIAIAESWENGKACRETLVADIPLAIDHLRYFAGAIRSQEGSISQIDEDLVAYHFHEPLGVVGQIIPWNFPILMAIWKLAPALAAGNAVVLKPAEQTPASIHVLMDVIGDLLPPGVLNIVNGFGVEAGKPLASNKRIRKIAFTGETTTGRLIMQYASENLIPVTLELGGKSPNIFFDDVASQNDAFYDKALEGFAMFALNQGEVCTCPSRALIQGGIYDDFLQQAVKRTEQIKQGHPLDTETMIGAQASNDQFEKILSYIDIGRQEGAKVLTGGGKADLGGELAGGYYIQPTVFEGNNSMRVFQEEIFGPVVSVARFTDYDDAIKIANDTLYGLGSAVWSRDGGVAYRAGRDIQAGRVWVNNYHAYPAHAAFGGYKNSGVGRENHKMMLDHYQQTKNLLVSYSQNAQGFF from the coding sequence ATGGCCAAGTACGCGGCTCCCGGCCAGCCGGACAGCGTTGTCACTTTCAAGCCCCGTTACGACCACTACATCGGTGGCGAGTACGTGGCGCCGGTCAAGGGCCAGTACTTCGAGAACCCGACGCCGATCACCGGTGAGGTCTTCACCGAGGTCGCGCGCGGCACCGCCGAGGACGTCGAGAAGGCTCTCGACGCGGCCTGGGGCGCGGCACCGGCCTGGGGCAAGACCTCGGTCACCGAGCGCGCCAACATCCTCAACAAGATGGCCGACCGCATCGAGGCGAACCTCGAGATGATCGCCATCGCGGAGAGCTGGGAGAACGGCAAGGCCTGCCGCGAGACCCTGGTCGCCGACATCCCGCTCGCGATCGACCACCTGCGCTACTTCGCCGGTGCGATCCGCTCGCAGGAAGGCAGCATCTCCCAGATCGACGAGGACCTCGTCGCCTACCACTTCCACGAGCCCCTGGGCGTCGTCGGCCAGATCATCCCGTGGAACTTCCCGATCCTGATGGCGATCTGGAAGCTGGCCCCGGCCCTGGCCGCCGGCAACGCGGTCGTGCTGAAGCCGGCCGAGCAGACCCCGGCCTCGATCCACGTCCTGATGGACGTCATCGGCGACCTGCTGCCCCCGGGCGTGCTGAACATCGTCAACGGCTTCGGCGTCGAGGCGGGCAAGCCGCTGGCCTCGAACAAGCGCATCCGCAAGATCGCGTTCACCGGTGAGACCACGACCGGCCGACTGATCATGCAGTACGCGTCGGAGAACCTGATCCCGGTCACGCTGGAGCTCGGCGGCAAGAGCCCCAACATCTTCTTCGACGACGTCGCCTCGCAGAACGACGCGTTCTACGACAAGGCGCTCGAGGGCTTCGCGATGTTCGCCCTCAACCAGGGCGAGGTCTGCACCTGCCCGTCGCGCGCGCTCATCCAGGGCGGCATCTACGACGACTTCCTGCAGCAGGCCGTCAAGCGCACCGAGCAGATCAAGCAGGGCCACCCGCTCGACACCGAGACGATGATCGGTGCGCAGGCCTCGAACGACCAGTTCGAGAAGATCCTGTCCTACATCGACATCGGCCGGCAGGAGGGCGCCAAGGTCCTCACCGGTGGTGGCAAGGCCGACCTCGGTGGCGAGCTCGCCGGCGGCTACTACATCCAGCCGACCGTGTTCGAGGGCAACAACTCGATGCGGGTCTTCCAGGAGGAGATCTTCGGGCCGGTCGTGTCGGTGGCCCGCTTCACCGACTACGACGACGCCATCAAGATCGCCAACGACACGCTGTACGGCCTCGGCTCGGCCGTCTGGTCGCGTGACGGCGGCGTCGCCTACCGCGCCGGCCGCGACATCCAGGCCGGCCGGGTGTGGGTGAACAACTACCACGCCTACCCGGCGCACGCGGCGTTCGGCGGTTACAAGAACTCCGGTGTGGGTCGCGAGAACCACAAGATGATGCTCGACCACTACCAGCAGACCAAGAACCTGCTGGTGAGCTACTCGCAGAACGCCCAGGGCTTCTTCTGA
- a CDS encoding cysteine hydrolase family protein has translation MSDLHTLRGLMGLPATPAPLSESALIMVDLQNTYTEGIMKLDNVEPALEEAATLLDRARSAGAKVIHIQHDAGEGSPYDVKADIGAIHSSVAPRDGESIIIKNFPSSFVGTDLQAQLGDIQNLVLAGFMTHMCINSTARSGFSLGFAPTVVAAATATRSLPNGNEDVPAAHVQAASLAALSDLPGIVVPDNTSVPS, from the coding sequence ATGTCCGACCTGCACACCCTGCGCGGACTGATGGGGCTGCCGGCCACGCCGGCGCCGCTGTCCGAGTCCGCTCTGATCATGGTCGACCTCCAGAACACCTACACCGAGGGGATCATGAAGCTCGACAACGTCGAGCCCGCCCTCGAGGAGGCGGCGACCCTGCTCGACCGGGCCCGATCGGCCGGCGCCAAGGTGATCCACATCCAGCACGACGCCGGCGAGGGCTCGCCCTACGACGTGAAGGCCGACATCGGCGCGATCCACTCCTCCGTCGCCCCGCGCGACGGCGAGTCGATCATCATCAAGAACTTCCCCAGCTCGTTCGTGGGCACCGACCTGCAGGCGCAGCTCGGCGACATCCAGAACCTGGTCCTGGCCGGGTTCATGACGCACATGTGCATCAACTCGACGGCACGCAGCGGCTTCAGCCTGGGCTTCGCCCCGACCGTCGTCGCCGCCGCGACCGCGACCCGCTCGCTGCCGAACGGAAACGAGGACGTCCCGGCCGCGCACGTCCAGGCCGCGAGCCTGGCCGCGCTGTCCGACCTGCCCGGCATCGTGGTCCCGGACAACACGTCCGTCCCCAGCTGA
- a CDS encoding A/G-specific adenine glycosylase produces the protein MSSPLADLVLPWFRAEARDLPWRRPETTPWGVLVSEFMLQQTPVNRVEPIWNVWMQRWPRPSDLAAAPRADVLRAWGKLGYPRRAIRLHDAAAAIAEQHGDEVPSDVDALEALPGVGSYTARAVAAFGYGLRAPVVDTNVRRVVARAVHGAGDAGPARVRADLADVDALLPPDDDSAAVVSAGLMELGAVVCTARTPHCGLCPASSVCAWVANGRPAYDGPRKPVQGFAGTDRQVRGKLLDVLRDSPGPVPRAALDAVWSDAGQRDRCLDSLLVDGLCEQTDDGRFALPA, from the coding sequence GTGTCGTCCCCGCTGGCCGATCTCGTCCTCCCCTGGTTCCGCGCCGAAGCCCGGGACCTGCCGTGGCGCCGCCCGGAGACGACGCCGTGGGGCGTGCTCGTCAGCGAGTTCATGCTCCAGCAGACGCCGGTGAACCGCGTCGAGCCGATCTGGAACGTGTGGATGCAGCGCTGGCCGCGACCGTCGGACCTGGCCGCGGCGCCGCGCGCGGACGTGCTGCGGGCCTGGGGCAAGCTCGGCTACCCCCGCCGCGCGATCCGGCTGCACGACGCCGCCGCGGCGATCGCGGAGCAGCACGGCGACGAGGTCCCCTCCGACGTCGACGCCCTGGAGGCGCTGCCCGGCGTCGGCTCCTACACCGCGCGCGCCGTCGCCGCGTTCGGCTACGGGCTGCGCGCGCCGGTGGTGGACACCAACGTCCGGCGGGTGGTGGCCCGCGCGGTGCACGGGGCGGGCGACGCCGGCCCGGCCCGGGTCCGCGCCGACCTCGCCGACGTCGACGCGCTGCTCCCGCCCGACGACGACTCCGCGGCCGTCGTGTCGGCCGGGCTGATGGAGCTCGGCGCCGTCGTCTGCACCGCCCGGACGCCGCACTGCGGGCTCTGCCCGGCGTCGTCGGTGTGCGCGTGGGTGGCCAACGGGCGCCCGGCTTACGACGGCCCGCGCAAGCCCGTGCAGGGCTTCGCCGGGACCGACCGTCAGGTCCGCGGCAAGCTTCTCGACGTGCTGCGCGACTCCCCCGGCCCGGTGCCCCGCGCCGCGCTCGACGCCGTCTGGTCCGACGCCGGGCAGCGCGACCGCTGCCTGGACTCCCTGCTGGTCGACGGCCTGTGCGAGCAGACCGACGACGGCCGCTTCGCACTGCCCGCCTGA
- a CDS encoding SIR2 family NAD-dependent protein deacylase, with translation MGVDSGLPDFRGHEGFWRAYPAYRGLGLGFQDLAGPVHFVDDPPLAWGFYGHRMQLYRTTVPHSGFDVLLRWSRRWPARVFTSNVDGQFQRAGFDASDVAEVHGTIHHLQCLAECGEPVWRADDVEVDVDETTMRAVGALPSCPRCGSLARPNILMFGDLAWDDREIGPRLQRHVAWLRELRRDGARLAVVELGAGTAVPTVRRQSELAAASSGALVRINVREPEVRHGHGVGLAAPAAATLAALDAALEHPGT, from the coding sequence ATGGGCGTGGACTCCGGGCTGCCCGACTTCCGGGGACACGAGGGTTTCTGGCGCGCCTATCCGGCCTACCGCGGGCTCGGCCTGGGCTTCCAGGACCTGGCCGGGCCCGTCCACTTCGTCGACGATCCGCCGCTGGCCTGGGGCTTCTACGGCCACCGCATGCAGCTCTACCGGACGACGGTGCCGCACTCCGGGTTCGACGTCCTGCTGCGCTGGTCGCGGCGGTGGCCGGCGCGGGTGTTCACGTCGAACGTCGACGGGCAGTTCCAGCGCGCCGGGTTCGACGCCTCCGACGTCGCCGAGGTGCACGGCACGATCCACCACCTGCAGTGCCTCGCCGAGTGCGGCGAGCCGGTATGGCGGGCCGACGACGTCGAGGTGGACGTCGACGAGACGACCATGCGCGCGGTCGGCGCCCTGCCGTCCTGCCCGCGCTGCGGTTCGCTGGCCCGGCCCAACATCCTGATGTTCGGTGACCTGGCGTGGGACGACCGCGAGATCGGGCCCCGCCTGCAACGGCACGTCGCCTGGCTGCGCGAGCTGCGCCGCGACGGCGCCCGCCTCGCCGTCGTCGAGCTCGGAGCGGGGACAGCGGTGCCCACCGTGCGCCGTCAGTCGGAGCTGGCCGCCGCCTCGTCCGGCGCCCTGGTGCGGATCAACGTCCGCGAACCCGAGGTCCGCCACGGCCACGGAGTGGGCCTCGCCGCGCCCGCCGCCGCCACCCTCGCGGCCCTCGACGCCGCGCTGGAGCACCCCGGAACGTGA